One stretch of Diabrotica undecimpunctata isolate CICGRU chromosome 5, icDiaUnde3, whole genome shotgun sequence DNA includes these proteins:
- the LOC140440902 gene encoding uncharacterized protein, with protein sequence MPRVRNKEIRSQWSNQQLESAVAAVMNGMSYNAASQRYNISRRTLKRYVEKNCTKKAKMGRKTILNIDQENELSRRIVRLAEVGYPLSNKTLKKCVFTYCEQNNLPHFFSQGTKMAGRYWLKGFLQRHPEISIRKAQNMNPARAQKLNKFIVKDYFDKLRGVLQELDLIDKPERIYNVDEKGCRLSLHHQQTVLAKKGAKRVHLVAPEHGENVTIVSCANANGTAIPPAVLFKGRRMKPEWKDNLPHGTLALMTPKGSMNVETFIIWLEHLAKYKLEGKCLLIFDGASCHLDISIVEAAEKYQITLLCLPSNTTHELQPMDKAVFRSFEHHWDEQVLLYWTKYKERALTKQRFGEIFSIVWDKALTPSNIKSGFAATGIFPYNPDAIPEVAFAPSILSEIENIDPTPINVRQKTPSPTPGCSYNSSQQKRVPNYQKTQDYKKKKSRTETSSSDSDIGPINVRQKTPSPTPGCSYNSSQQKSVPKYQKTQDYKKKKPRTESSSSDSDSGPINLRQKTPPPTAGYSKSSSQQNCLPQYQKTPIHMKKKSKTQTSSSESSGSYTSESEDSGEEVELAINQFHKKKETFLMNSEKNDLEVYNKENNNLREEKSNTEEIKTCQGKTLDTSFTEMLETPAKIEKKNTQNRKKAINSRAIVVKKNVFSTTSTGPRTDINKGTKQTLPGYLVKKNKKSEDVAKWFCKICDKAEIKDMRLCFICVQYVHEECVGLTKFDKESFTCPDCTPQ encoded by the coding sequence aTGCCTCGTGTCAGAAATAAGGAAATACGGTCGCAATGGAGCAATCAACAGCTAGAATCCGCAGTTGCAGCAGTAATGAATGGAATGTCATACAATGCGGCAAGTCAAAGGTATAATATTTCTAGACGCACTTTGAAACGCTATGTAGAAAAAAATTGTACCAAAAAGGCAAAAATGGGGAGAAAGACTATTTTGAatatagatcaagaaaacgaATTGTCTCGACGAATTGTTAGATTGGCAGAAGTTGGGTATCCCCTCagcaataaaactttaaaaaaatgtgtGTTTACTTATTGTGAACAAAACAATTTGCCACACTTTTTTTCACAAGGAACCAAAATGGCTGGACGTTATTGGTTAAAAGGATTTTTGCAAAGACACCCTGAAATATCGATAAGGAAAGCACAAAACATGAATCCTGCTCGGGCTCAAAAATTGAACAAGTTCATAGTAAAAGACTATTTTGACAAATTAAGGGGTGTACTTCAAGAATTAGATTTAATCGACAAACCTGAAAGAATTTACAATGTGGACGAGAAAGGCTGCAGACTCAGTCTGCATCATCAACAGACCGTTCTAGCAAAGAAAGGCGCGAAACGCGTACATTTGGTTGCTCCGGAACATGGGGAAAATGTAACTATTGTTAGCTGTGCTAACGCCAATGGTACCGCTATTCCTCCTGCCGTTTTGTTTAAAGGACGGCGCATGAAGCCCGAATGGAAAGATAATTTGCCTCATGGCACGTTGGCGTTGATGACCCCTAAAGGCAGTATGAATGTGGAAACCTTCATTATTTGGTTGGAGCATTTAGCAAAATATAAATTGGAGGGAAAGTGTCTTTTAATATTTGATGGAGCCTCATGTCACTTAGACATTTCAATTGTCGAAGCTGCCGAGAAATATCAAATAACCCTTCTGTGTTTGCCTAGCAACACAACTCATGAACTCCAGCCGATGGACAAAGCTGTGTTTCGTTCCTTTGAACACCACTGGGACGAACAAGTGTTGTTGTATTGGACCAAATACAAAGAACGTGCTTTAACAAAGCAGCGATTTGGGGAAATATTTTCGATAGTGTGGGACAAGGCATTGACACCTTCTAACATTAAATCAGGCTTTGCTGCAACAGGAATATTTCCTTATAACCCCGATGCTATACCTGAAGTTGCTTTTGCCCCAAGTATTTTATCAGAAATTGAGAACATTGATCCCACTCCCATTAATGTACGCCAGAAAACACCATCTCCTACTCCAGGCTGTTCATATAACTCCTCTCAACAAAAAAGGGTACCAAACTATCAAAAGACCCAagattacaaaaaaaagaaatctaGAACTGAAACATCATCAAGTGATAGTGATATCGGACCCATTAATGTACGCCAGAAAACACCATCTCCTACTCCAGGCTGTTCATATAATTCCTCTCAACAAAAAAGTGTACCAAAATATCAAAAGACCCAagattacaaaaaaaagaaacctAGAACTGAATCATCATCAAGTGATAGTGATAGCGGACCCATTAATCTGCGCCAGAAAACTCCACCACCAACTGCAGGCTATTCAAAAAGCTCTTCCCAACAAAACTGTTTGCCACAATACCAAAAGACGCCAATTCACATGAAAAAGAAGTCTAAAACACAAACTTCATCAAGTGAGAGTTCTGGCAGTTATACTTCGGAATCAGAAGACAGCGGCGAAGAAGttgaattagcaataaatcagtttcataaaaaaaaggaaactttccTTATGAATTCTGAAAAAAATGATTTAGAGGTTTATAACAAAGAGAATAACAATCTTCGAGAAGAAAAAAGtaatactgaagaaataaaaacttgccAGGGCAAAACTTTGGACACATCGTTTACGGAAATGCTTGAGACTCCGgcaaaaattgagaaaaaaaatacacaaaatagaaagaaGGCAATAAATAGCAGAGCTATAGtggtaaaaaaaaatgtattttctaccACTAGCACAGGTCCACGAACAGATATAAATAAAGGCACGAAACAAACTCTACCAGGTTATTtggtaaagaaaaacaaaaaatcagaagACGTAGCAAAATGGTTTTGCAAAATTTGCGACAAAGCTGAAATAAAAGACATGCGACTATGCTTTATATGTGTACAGTACGTTCATGAAGAATGTGTAGGGCTGACAAAATTCGATAAGGAATCCTTTACCTGTCCTGATTGTACCCCACAATAA